The following proteins come from a genomic window of Vallitaleaceae bacterium 9-2:
- a CDS encoding OsmC family protein — protein sequence METFKAVVKKTKTGLQCEANSRGFKMILDEPEELGGTDTGMNPVEAVICALGGCQAIVAAAFAEGEGFEFEEFYVEIEGDLDPAGFMGDESIRPGYQEIRYKMHFKTNETQERAEEFAKFIEKRCPVGDCLTNGVKMVSTGVVRD from the coding sequence ATGGAAACTTTTAAGGCAGTAGTGAAAAAAACAAAAACAGGATTACAGTGTGAAGCAAATTCAAGAGGATTCAAAATGATCTTAGATGAGCCAGAAGAATTAGGCGGAACAGACACAGGAATGAATCCAGTAGAAGCAGTTATCTGTGCACTTGGTGGATGCCAAGCAATTGTTGCAGCAGCATTTGCAGAAGGCGAAGGCTTTGAGTTTGAAGAGTTTTATGTTGAGATAGAGGGAGATCTTGATCCAGCTGGATTTATGGGAGATGAAAGCATCCGACCTGGATATCAAGAAATTCGTTACAAAATGCACTTTAAAACAAATGAAACACAAGAACGTGCAGAAGAATTTGCAAAATTCATTGAAAAAAGATGCCCAGTTGGTGATTGCTTAACTAATGGTGTCAAGATGGTATCTACAGGGGTAGTAAGAGACTAA
- the lpdA gene encoding dihydrolipoyl dehydrogenase, with amino-acid sequence MEIKMTKIPGGKKGTVGKISVKIGETVEPGAVLAQVETAKGNKQVKAAEAGSIVEIFHEEGQEVASEETMFIMQADVAAQDTEVSPVLDEETAKTGNAAEEVKADVLIIGGGPGGYVAAINGAKRGLKVILVEKDSLGGTCLNRGCIPTKALVKSSEICHNVKHAELFGIEGETSPIVNMKKVIARKNDVVDKLVSGVEYLMEKNSIQVIKGHARFISETLVAVSGEKDYTIDAKDIIIATGSKCSKVNIPGIDLPFVMNSTTALEYDELPKSITIIGGGVIGMEFAFIYRNFGVEVHVIEFMDRLLTMVDEEVSEEIKNIAIEAGIDVCTGAKVTNIQNSTDGKAVVTYECNQGSKLVVSEKVIVAIGREPNIEGLDVEKAGVKFNGNGRGIQVDGHMRTNVEHIYAIGDVNNIMQLAHVASHQGIVAIDNILGEDKSMDYTAVPNVIFTEPEIASVGLTEDVCKAQSIDYKVGRFDFMGNGKALTMEQTKGFIKLIKDKETNKIIGGTIIGAEASSLISAVTVAIANGLTDENIRETIFAHPTTAEVIHEAAYGLGIGVLHQ; translated from the coding sequence ATGGAAATAAAAATGACAAAAATTCCAGGTGGAAAAAAAGGTACTGTTGGTAAGATAAGCGTTAAAATTGGTGAAACGGTTGAACCCGGAGCGGTATTAGCTCAAGTAGAAACCGCTAAAGGCAATAAGCAAGTTAAAGCTGCTGAGGCTGGAAGTATCGTAGAGATTTTTCATGAAGAAGGACAAGAGGTCGCGTCAGAAGAGACCATGTTTATCATGCAAGCAGATGTAGCTGCACAAGATACAGAAGTATCCCCAGTTTTAGATGAAGAGACAGCTAAGACAGGAAACGCTGCAGAAGAAGTAAAAGCAGATGTATTGATTATTGGTGGTGGCCCAGGAGGCTATGTGGCAGCTATTAATGGAGCAAAGCGTGGCTTAAAGGTTATCCTTGTTGAAAAGGATAGTTTAGGTGGAACCTGCTTAAATCGAGGATGTATCCCTACAAAAGCCTTAGTAAAATCTTCGGAAATCTGTCACAATGTAAAACATGCTGAACTATTTGGCATTGAAGGGGAAACGTCACCGATCGTTAATATGAAAAAAGTGATAGCCCGTAAAAATGATGTTGTCGATAAATTGGTCTCAGGTGTTGAATATTTAATGGAAAAAAATAGTATTCAAGTGATTAAAGGACATGCTCGGTTCATATCCGAGACTTTAGTAGCAGTCTCAGGAGAAAAAGACTATACAATTGATGCAAAGGATATTATCATTGCCACCGGTTCAAAATGCTCAAAAGTAAATATTCCTGGAATCGATCTTCCTTTTGTGATGAACAGTACGACGGCTTTAGAATATGATGAATTACCAAAATCCATAACAATTATTGGTGGTGGAGTTATTGGGATGGAGTTTGCATTTATTTATCGTAATTTTGGTGTAGAGGTACATGTTATCGAATTTATGGATCGATTATTGACAATGGTCGATGAAGAAGTTTCAGAAGAAATTAAAAACATTGCGATTGAAGCAGGCATTGATGTATGTACAGGAGCAAAAGTTACGAATATCCAGAACTCGACAGATGGAAAAGCCGTGGTAACGTATGAATGTAATCAAGGTAGCAAGCTTGTCGTTAGTGAAAAAGTTATTGTAGCTATTGGACGCGAGCCAAACATTGAAGGGCTTGACGTTGAAAAAGCAGGGGTTAAGTTCAATGGAAATGGTAGAGGTATTCAGGTAGATGGACATATGCGTACCAATGTAGAACACATCTATGCAATTGGTGACGTGAACAATATCATGCAATTAGCCCATGTAGCTTCACATCAAGGAATAGTAGCTATTGATAATATACTTGGTGAAGATAAGTCAATGGATTATACAGCTGTTCCCAATGTTATCTTTACTGAGCCAGAGATTGCAAGCGTCGGATTGACAGAAGATGTATGCAAAGCGCAAAGCATAGACTATAAAGTAGGGCGATTTGACTTTATGGGAAATGGGAAAGCCTTGACAATGGAACAAACTAAAGGTTTTATCAAACTAATTAAAGATAAAGAGACAAATAAAATTATCGGAGGAACAATTATTGGAGCAGAAGCTTCATCCCTTATCTCTGCGGTGACAGTTGCTATTGCCAATGGATTGACCGATGAAAATATTCGTGAGACAATTTTTGCCCATCCAACAACAGCAGAAGTGATTCATGAAGCTGCATATGGCCTTGGAATAGGAGTGTTGCATCAGTGA
- a CDS encoding lipoate--protein ligase gives MIGRIYISDENDPYFNVSSEHALFLKSTETTQLYLWQNSSCIVCGRNQNVHAECNMEFLKKNNILPVRRFSGGGAVYHDLGNLNFTFITREKNADVDKYLRVIKKAMHSINVHCEFSGRNDLLTDGKKFSGHAYYSDEGNYLYHGTIMVDVDMETLTQALNPSKLKMKSKGIDSVRSRVVNLRQIREDITIDTVKNAMIQAFQEIFHGEYNLEHINKDNFTPPLYEKIQSDGWIFGESPEFSLGVERKLAQGNVAISVDVLDGKINHMTIQTDSLEPYDFADCINGLIGTFYDEDLVFEHVENFMMQ, from the coding sequence GTGATTGGACGTATCTATATATCCGATGAAAATGACCCATACTTTAATGTGTCGAGTGAGCATGCACTGTTTTTAAAATCAACAGAAACAACGCAATTATATTTGTGGCAAAATAGCTCATGTATAGTCTGCGGACGTAATCAAAATGTTCATGCAGAGTGCAACATGGAATTTTTGAAGAAAAATAATATCTTGCCTGTGCGAAGATTTTCAGGTGGTGGTGCGGTTTATCATGACCTTGGTAACCTAAACTTTACTTTTATTACACGAGAAAAAAATGCAGATGTAGATAAGTACCTTCGTGTTATTAAGAAAGCGATGCATTCTATAAATGTTCACTGTGAATTTAGTGGAAGAAATGACTTGCTTACGGATGGAAAGAAATTTTCAGGGCATGCATATTACTCCGATGAGGGGAATTATCTCTATCATGGCACGATTATGGTAGATGTGGATATGGAGACGTTAACTCAGGCGCTTAATCCTTCAAAGTTGAAGATGAAGTCCAAGGGAATTGATTCTGTTCGAAGCCGTGTCGTTAACTTAAGACAAATCCGTGAAGACATTACAATTGATACCGTTAAAAATGCTATGATTCAGGCTTTTCAAGAGATTTTTCACGGAGAATACAACCTAGAGCACATCAACAAAGACAATTTTACACCACCATTGTATGAAAAAATACAAAGCGATGGATGGATTTTTGGTGAATCGCCTGAATTTAGTCTTGGAGTCGAGCGTAAATTAGCTCAGGGCAATGTAGCTATTTCTGTAGATGTTTTGGACGGGAAGATTAATCATATGACCATTCAGACAGACAGTCTAGAGCCATATGACTTTGCAGATTGCATAAACGGGTTAATAGGAACTTTTTATGATGAAGATCTTGTATTTGAACATGTAGAAAACTTCATGATGCAGTAG
- a CDS encoding MarR family transcriptional regulator, giving the protein MFNLDDCFALIISRSGKVFAEALEKDLKPHNITRPQWIAMYYIYDSTTLTQKQLADKMATKEPTVVRLLQKLEYEGMVRRETSKEDKRVNFIYLTESGTKLCVKLTPIVEKFKDNIIRGISLDDLEILKRSLDKMVENATNDV; this is encoded by the coding sequence ATGTTTAATTTAGATGATTGCTTTGCTCTTATTATCAGTCGTAGTGGAAAAGTATTTGCAGAAGCTTTAGAAAAAGATTTAAAACCCCATAATATTACAAGACCTCAATGGATTGCTATGTACTATATCTACGATAGCACTACCTTAACACAAAAACAACTTGCAGATAAGATGGCAACAAAAGAACCCACAGTTGTTCGTTTATTGCAAAAGCTAGAATATGAAGGAATGGTTCGAAGAGAGACGAGTAAGGAAGATAAGAGGGTTAATTTTATTTATCTTACTGAAAGCGGAACAAAACTATGTGTCAAACTGACACCTATCGTTGAAAAGTTCAAGGATAATATCATTCGCGGAATCAGTTTAGATGATCTTGAGATTCTTAAAAGATCTTTGGATAAAATGGTTGAAAATGCGACTAATGATGTATAG
- a CDS encoding aldehyde ferredoxin oxidoreductase C-terminal domain-containing protein has translation MSFIRLSFKLKEVFFVNKFIRVNMETLEVTVGTVPEKYAGLGGRALTSNFVNDEVKPTCHPLGKNNKVIIAPGLLSGTTAPNSGRLSVGAKSPLTGTIKESNTGGSSSQMLAKMGIKALVIEGMPKEDKFYIIKVTMDGVTIEEAPSQILGGCGNYEAIKVLNEKYGNHVGMALTGPAGEYRLPSANISFKDPDGNIRSAGRGGLGAVLGSKKVKGIVIDSTGASSVPIADPEKFKAASKVFAKALLDHPVAGQGLAAYGTDVLVNILNEAGGLPANNFTAGRIDHNDNISGETMNATITERGGEGKVSHGCHKGCIIRCSQWYPDKQGKYITSGFEYETIWGLGADGGIKDLDIIAYIDRAMDDVGVDSIETAVAVATAMDGGLIPWGDGEAVLKIVQEMAKPTPLARIIASGTSVVGKVCGLFRVPVVKDQGIPAYDPRSVKGIGLTYATTTMGADHTAGYCISGNILKVGADIDPLKKEGQVEYARAMQIGTAAIDSSGMCLFVYFGIADNPGGYQALIDMINAQYGLELTADDLDTLGKAVLKVEKDFNTRAGFTNHHDRLPEFMEYEPLPPHNEVWNFTPEEIDEVWNF, from the coding sequence ATGTCGTTTATTCGGCTGTCTTTTAAATTAAAGGAGGTATTTTTTGTGAACAAATTTATTCGGGTTAACATGGAGACACTAGAAGTAACCGTTGGAACAGTGCCCGAGAAGTACGCGGGACTGGGAGGAAGAGCGTTAACATCCAACTTTGTTAATGATGAGGTAAAGCCAACATGCCATCCACTAGGAAAAAATAACAAGGTGATTATTGCTCCGGGATTATTAAGTGGAACCACAGCGCCAAACTCAGGAAGGCTCTCAGTAGGAGCAAAAAGTCCGTTGACAGGAACCATCAAAGAATCCAACACAGGAGGATCTTCATCACAAATGCTGGCTAAGATGGGAATTAAGGCTTTAGTCATTGAAGGAATGCCTAAAGAAGATAAGTTCTATATTATTAAGGTCACCATGGATGGAGTTACTATTGAGGAAGCCCCTAGCCAAATACTTGGTGGATGTGGCAATTATGAAGCGATTAAAGTGCTCAATGAAAAGTATGGCAACCATGTGGGTATGGCATTAACGGGACCGGCAGGAGAGTATCGTCTGCCATCAGCTAACATATCATTTAAAGATCCTGATGGAAATATTCGTAGTGCCGGACGTGGTGGTTTAGGTGCAGTTCTTGGCTCGAAAAAGGTGAAGGGAATCGTCATTGATTCTACAGGAGCTTCTTCAGTACCTATCGCTGATCCGGAAAAATTCAAAGCAGCATCCAAAGTCTTTGCAAAAGCATTGCTAGACCATCCGGTTGCGGGACAAGGGCTAGCCGCATATGGAACCGATGTACTTGTTAATATTTTAAATGAGGCAGGAGGTCTTCCGGCGAACAACTTTACAGCAGGTCGTATTGATCATAATGACAATATATCCGGCGAGACAATGAACGCAACGATTACAGAACGAGGTGGAGAAGGAAAAGTCTCCCATGGATGTCATAAGGGATGTATTATTCGATGCTCCCAATGGTATCCGGATAAGCAAGGAAAATACATCACCAGTGGTTTTGAATACGAGACCATTTGGGGATTAGGTGCTGATGGCGGAATTAAAGATTTAGATATTATTGCCTATATCGACCGGGCAATGGATGATGTCGGAGTCGACAGTATTGAGACAGCTGTAGCGGTAGCAACTGCAATGGACGGAGGCTTGATTCCTTGGGGGGATGGAGAGGCAGTTCTTAAAATTGTTCAAGAGATGGCAAAGCCAACACCGCTTGCACGAATTATTGCCAGTGGAACGTCTGTGGTAGGTAAGGTATGTGGATTATTTAGAGTTCCTGTGGTTAAAGATCAAGGAATACCCGCATATGACCCACGTTCAGTCAAAGGGATTGGATTAACATATGCCACAACAACAATGGGAGCCGATCATACGGCAGGTTATTGTATTTCAGGGAATATCCTAAAAGTTGGTGCAGACATTGATCCGCTAAAAAAAGAAGGTCAAGTTGAATATGCAAGAGCCATGCAGATTGGAACAGCGGCAATTGACAGTTCGGGAATGTGTCTATTTGTATACTTTGGAATCGCAGACAATCCGGGTGGATATCAAGCATTGATTGATATGATTAATGCCCAATATGGATTGGAATTGACTGCCGATGATTTGGATACATTAGGAAAAGCTGTACTTAAAGTAGAAAAAGATTTTAATACACGTGCCGGGTTTACTAATCATCATGATCGACTTCCTGAATTTATGGAGTATGAGCCTTTGCCACCACATAATGAAGTGTGGAACTTTACACCGGAAGAGATTGACGAAGTCTGGAACTTTTGA
- a CDS encoding MoaD/ThiS family protein, with amino-acid sequence MTKSGTFDPMTDEKKQLEIRGFLQLDAFLKKKYGTMPVFYEIDGPITGIELAKELGIKREDIEVIFVNGFVQEVNYTLNPGDRMAFLPPGCPGPYRIALGFYGKNQDNAANFKIQRKDSK; translated from the coding sequence TTGACGAAGTCTGGAACTTTTGACCCAATGACCGATGAAAAAAAACAATTGGAAATTCGTGGGTTTTTGCAATTAGATGCTTTTCTTAAAAAGAAATATGGAACAATGCCTGTGTTTTATGAGATTGACGGACCGATAACAGGAATAGAATTGGCAAAAGAACTGGGAATTAAACGAGAAGACATCGAAGTGATTTTTGTTAATGGGTTTGTCCAGGAGGTGAACTATACCTTAAATCCCGGAGACCGTATGGCTTTTTTACCTCCGGGGTGTCCTGGACCCTATAGAATTGCACTGGGATTTTATGGTAAGAATCAAGACAATGCAGCAAATTTTAAGATTCAGCGAAAGGATTCCAAATAA
- a CDS encoding MoaD/ThiS family protein, protein MKITVKLFATLRNYGENICEMEVSDDATPLSVMHMMRIPPQEVSIVMINGKRVNEQTPLKQADTVALFPPVGGG, encoded by the coding sequence ATGAAGATTACAGTCAAGCTATTTGCAACCTTAAGAAACTATGGTGAGAACATATGTGAGATGGAGGTTAGTGACGATGCAACGCCGTTATCGGTGATGCATATGATGCGCATCCCTCCTCAGGAAGTATCGATTGTCATGATTAACGGCAAGCGAGTGAACGAACAGACGCCGTTAAAGCAGGCAGATACCGTTGCGTTATTCCCACCAGTAGGAGGTGGATGA
- a CDS encoding HesA/MoeB/ThiF family protein produces the protein MMRYARNGIFTEQEMVRLKHARVCIVGCGGLGGYILEMMTRVGVGYLRVIDGDCFSPSNLNRQILSREDNMGQAKVHAAKERVQEINKEVEIDCIADYLDEQNAETMLEGHDLVMDALDSIASRYVLQKTCEALEIPLVHGAIAGWYGQVAVIFPGDRLLDLVYKSPFDGVQPPGIETKLGNPSFSPATIASIQVSEGLKVLLQRGTVLRKKLLYIDLLDNEFHIINL, from the coding sequence ATGATGCGCTATGCTCGTAATGGTATCTTCACAGAGCAAGAGATGGTACGACTAAAGCATGCCCGTGTATGCATTGTCGGATGTGGAGGTCTGGGAGGATATATACTTGAGATGATGACGCGAGTGGGCGTTGGATATCTTAGGGTTATTGATGGGGATTGCTTTAGTCCAAGTAATCTTAACCGTCAAATACTCTCACGAGAAGATAATATGGGGCAGGCAAAAGTACATGCTGCAAAAGAACGGGTTCAAGAGATTAACAAAGAAGTTGAGATTGACTGTATCGCAGACTATCTGGATGAGCAAAATGCAGAGACAATGCTAGAAGGGCATGATCTTGTTATGGATGCACTGGATTCTATAGCAAGTAGATATGTATTACAAAAAACTTGTGAAGCATTAGAGATTCCTCTGGTCCATGGAGCTATTGCCGGATGGTATGGTCAAGTTGCAGTTATCTTTCCAGGCGATAGACTATTAGATTTAGTCTACAAAAGTCCGTTTGATGGAGTACAGCCCCCCGGAATAGAAACAAAACTTGGCAACCCTTCCTTTAGTCCGGCGACGATAGCATCTATTCAAGTATCAGAAGGATTAAAGGTTTTGCTTCAGAGGGGGACGGTTTTAAGAAAAAAATTATTGTATATTGATCTTTTAGATAATGAATTTCATATTATAAACTTATAG
- a CDS encoding FMN-binding protein, translating into MKRGIFIIICILLGLWTTGCQQQEDFGNNTVNTYILDLDENFERVEEKEDENILRVYDLGKQTYSVVTKVMGFEGMIFIDVRLEDQAIHEVKIIHENESEGYGHYIVESWFLERFQISGYEELKLTKYFKEQEDEVVAVTGATISSQAVLDAVNNTLDIIGG; encoded by the coding sequence TTGAAACGAGGGATATTCATAATAATCTGTATACTTTTGGGTCTTTGGACAACAGGGTGCCAACAACAAGAAGACTTTGGCAACAATACGGTGAATACATATATATTAGACCTTGATGAAAACTTTGAGCGTGTAGAAGAAAAAGAAGATGAAAATATTTTAAGAGTATATGACTTAGGCAAGCAGACATATAGTGTTGTAACTAAGGTTATGGGATTTGAAGGCATGATTTTCATAGATGTGAGACTGGAAGACCAAGCAATCCATGAAGTGAAGATTATTCATGAAAATGAATCGGAAGGTTATGGACATTATATTGTTGAATCTTGGTTTTTGGAACGGTTTCAAATATCTGGTTATGAAGAACTTAAGTTGACAAAGTATTTTAAAGAGCAGGAAGATGAAGTTGTTGCAGTTACAGGTGCGACAATTTCAAGTCAAGCGGTACTTGATGCAGTTAATAATACATTGGATATTATAGGAGGGTAG
- a CDS encoding ECF transporter S component produces MINLKRFSVFELVVMALLASIGLAAKPVVVPLAHMITVPLGIPGGAIAGGLYMFWIVLAGGLVKKRGAATITAFTQAIIVMVTGLMGSHGLLSIITYTLPGLIIDVYLIIFRRHLSTSTDFFVAGILANMAGAYMTILVFFRLPLIPTLTSLSAAVFSGGIGGLIAYRLYLSIMSTGVISSDDT; encoded by the coding sequence ATGATAAATCTAAAACGTTTTTCAGTTTTTGAACTTGTAGTTATGGCCTTGCTTGCGTCCATTGGTCTTGCTGCAAAACCAGTTGTTGTACCCTTAGCACATATGATTACAGTACCTCTGGGAATTCCCGGAGGTGCAATTGCCGGGGGGCTATATATGTTTTGGATTGTACTGGCAGGTGGTTTGGTAAAAAAAAGAGGCGCAGCGACAATAACGGCTTTCACCCAAGCAATTATTGTTATGGTGACGGGACTTATGGGAAGTCATGGGCTATTAAGTATTATTACCTATACATTGCCCGGTTTAATCATTGATGTGTACTTAATTATTTTTCGAAGACACTTAAGTACGTCAACAGATTTTTTTGTTGCAGGTATCCTTGCTAATATGGCGGGAGCCTATATGACGATATTAGTATTTTTTCGCTTACCTTTAATTCCTACGTTAACTAGCCTTTCAGCAGCTGTTTTTTCTGGAGGGATTGGCGGTTTGATTGCCTATCGGCTATATCTAAGTATTATGAGTACGGGGGTGATTTCAAGTGATGATACGTAA
- a CDS encoding alkaline phosphatase family protein yields MIRKFLGLMLLAGLLTGCQREVATEPFEVKGDIETWTIIEDTTKPLDTMELINALTPLYGTFDLVISSRDGFSIRLSGETIDNTSLKYSPSTGWMFVSEHHPVNSRVKWISEVIVVKKKQEEPNFSAGLNIIRDDQNIHKSLGELLSMEYGMRFHIDGTTEQEGNSIDVMKKVRFFPLKTWIEEGYDWLLVMDGSGEHHYIREGDYSIEMQNRQLNLRGVHGQEIEDVVGVIVDPPAQTVMDNYYDAMNYIEKGIPVLTIFIDGFAFEQWEQVKEEYPSLYISKQKFSKASTVYTPVTNAGFAAMISGQVPKQTGIMDRSVRRPACDTIYNQVEEGVLIDGLVKILDVPCKLYLENDEDDDGYTDEEVYVKALDIPSEKYMLVHFNGVDEAGHDYGPYDEKTINKIIEVDGYVEELANRWPGKVIILADHGMHKTSEGGDHGEFRVEDMFIPYLIIDGGQYE; encoded by the coding sequence ATGATACGTAAGTTTTTAGGTCTTATGCTATTGGCCGGGCTACTAACGGGATGTCAAAGGGAAGTTGCAACAGAGCCATTTGAGGTTAAAGGGGATATCGAAACATGGACAATTATTGAAGATACAACGAAGCCTCTAGATACCATGGAGTTGATTAACGCACTGACGCCTTTATATGGGACATTTGATCTGGTGATTAGTTCAAGAGATGGATTTTCCATCCGATTAAGTGGAGAGACCATTGATAATACATCCCTTAAGTATTCACCTTCAACAGGCTGGATGTTTGTCTCTGAGCATCATCCGGTCAATAGCCGCGTGAAGTGGATTAGTGAAGTTATCGTGGTCAAGAAAAAACAGGAGGAGCCTAACTTTAGCGCAGGTCTTAATATTATCCGAGACGATCAAAACATCCATAAATCTTTAGGTGAGCTTTTATCAATGGAGTATGGTATGCGCTTTCATATTGACGGAACAACAGAGCAAGAAGGCAATTCAATTGATGTTATGAAGAAAGTGCGTTTTTTCCCGTTAAAAACATGGATAGAAGAAGGCTATGACTGGCTTTTAGTTATGGATGGAAGTGGAGAACATCACTATATCCGAGAAGGGGACTACTCGATCGAAATGCAAAATAGGCAATTGAACTTACGCGGTGTTCATGGACAGGAGATAGAGGATGTGGTTGGAGTCATCGTTGACCCACCTGCACAGACAGTGATGGATAATTATTATGATGCAATGAATTATATAGAAAAAGGGATTCCCGTGCTCACAATCTTTATTGATGGATTTGCTTTTGAACAATGGGAACAAGTAAAAGAAGAATATCCAAGCTTATACATATCCAAGCAGAAATTTTCAAAAGCGAGTACAGTATATACACCGGTAACAAATGCGGGATTTGCAGCGATGATATCTGGACAAGTTCCAAAGCAAACAGGAATTATGGACCGTTCGGTTCGTCGTCCGGCATGTGATACGATATATAATCAGGTGGAAGAAGGTGTTCTTATAGATGGTCTTGTCAAAATTCTAGATGTTCCTTGTAAACTATATTTAGAAAATGATGAAGATGATGATGGGTACACAGATGAAGAAGTATATGTAAAAGCCCTGGATATTCCAAGTGAGAAATATATGCTCGTACATTTTAATGGTGTTGATGAAGCGGGACATGATTATGGACCGTATGATGAAAAAACAATAAATAAAATTATTGAAGTGGATGGTTATGTCGAGGAACTTGCCAATCGCTGGCCTGGAAAAGTGATTATCCTTGCAGACCATGGCATGCATAAGACAAGTGAAGGCGGCGATCATGGGGAGTTTCGAGTGGAGGATATGTTTATTCCTTATCTGATAATTGATGGAGGACAATATGAGTAA
- a CDS encoding molybdopterin-dependent oxidoreductase has protein sequence MSKQMKGIVIVLVIVGLVLGVSIYMGKDDLALRTQLNNDAVFEIFDQGNAVATYTMEEIEALGASEFKAHLKSSGQAAVEYTYQGVLMKTILEDAGVDFEGKDSAIVTAVDGYAVSVGMDKLMDDDNVYLAYMREGELLGTYEDGGRGPYMMIIRKDQFSQYWCKYAYRVELQ, from the coding sequence ATGAGTAAACAGATGAAAGGTATTGTGATAGTTTTAGTTATCGTAGGGCTTGTATTAGGGGTAAGCATCTATATGGGCAAGGACGATTTGGCACTTAGGACACAATTAAATAATGATGCAGTATTTGAGATTTTTGACCAAGGCAATGCGGTAGCTACGTATACAATGGAAGAGATAGAAGCATTAGGCGCATCAGAGTTTAAGGCGCATCTAAAATCTAGTGGTCAGGCTGCAGTTGAATATACCTATCAAGGGGTTCTGATGAAAACGATTTTAGAGGATGCAGGAGTGGATTTTGAAGGAAAAGATTCAGCCATCGTTACAGCGGTAGATGGATATGCTGTATCGGTTGGCATGGATAAGTTAATGGATGATGATAATGTATATCTAGCATATATGCGTGAAGGGGAACTGCTTGGAACGTATGAAGATGGCGGAAGGGGACCTTATATGATGATTATACGTAAAGACCAGTTTAGCCAATATTGGTGTAAGTATGCCTACCGAGTGGAGTTACAATAA